aggtaaagtggcattgtaggtcccggtgacacttggtactccgatgttcaggtatctagtgacttccttcaagtgacgtccaaagggtgtatttttatccggttgcgtgaacttgttccttgcatctgccatcctaaaagaatagaaaggatgaggagtcagaaatgagaagagtgagtagtgatctagggctttagcttagtggtcgtgtcctacagtcagcgtgtgctctgataccatcttgtagcgaccagaccttaaacagtctgatctctgtgctttagtgtcatccctggatcagtaatgctgacacgcacagtacttgaaggatctataacagagtagcaatcacacacttattacatcgaatgtctcaaaagagaacttattacaataaacatggcttaaggccatctaataacgataacagcggaaggcttggaagataactgagtccatcaactccaacgacatcactaagtatagaaccacgacctaataggcaccttactcgtcatctgaaaagtctgcaacatgaacattgcagcccgaaaacgggtcagcacatggaatatgctggcaatgtaacacatagagagtaatgaaagaataaagctatactacatgcatatatggcaggtggaaagctctatgattacagttttgcataaagccaattttttcctactgcaaaggaataaattttatctaactatcatggtggttgttaaatattgagaatggttgacagcatcctcgatcccaattaagcatcatcattaaaacccaataatattaattaaagtaacatgatgagattcacatgataatccaagtactagatactcaaaacgtccataaccggggacacggctaatcatgattagtttatacactctgcagagggttgcgcacttttcctcacaagactcgatctcctccgttgggattctcgcactacatgatgtttgagaaacggatgaccgagacatagtctttcagaagcgctagcaccttacgatcgggtagacagtaccaacctacatcccatacatctgctagtctaccacggtaagagttcgcacgacttagtaaactatgctagagcccatagtagcttgtggctgcacacggaagtttctagcatgaataatctcatgattcctttgagcctgggtggcggtccatagagaaaaacaggcaatcgctggaatacccaggtgcctcaatccacccagatgtgtattaaagttgccaccttaaataaaccattaatttaacaatctcatatctgtcatgaatacactcacccaatccacgtctagtaGCATagtatagcaatataagcaaacgtagaagtaactcccaagggtttgataataaaacaagtaatagttactacctcatatacttcccaaaacccacatgttaaacagatcctaatcatgcaattgtttgagggttgatctaatgcaataaaactaggtagtaagaggtatgatcaaagtgttacttgtcttgctgatgattcgcgaaacctagagattcaaagtagcaagggcgcactccgggtactctatcgcaaacaaacaagcatacaatcagtactcatctaatgcacaggtaaaactcaaataagagatctaaccagaaagttcaacttaagaactccggtttgcaaaaagaatcaaatcgaacgaagcaacgaaagtcaaacggtgaaagaaacaagcttcgtttactaatctggatctaagtcaaattttacagaagcaaaatcttgtttgagtaggttaaatggaaagagggtttcgagatgaaactctaggcgcttgaatcgcctgattccaataaacaagcgaaaagttatactagaacgaaaatcggatcagaaatcgcgatcagaaataatcgcggaaaatccgagaaaagaaaaaactgacgaacagattaacgaacgaacgttcgttaactgaaactaaacggcgaatttgttcgttaaaacgaacgaacgggcgaacgctcactaaataaataaactggaagaaaaaaataaaaccgatctatttaaaaaaatgaatctagggtttctaaaaaaaccggatcggtttttaaaaaaaaactgaaccacggcggcggcggcggttacctCCGGCTCGGCTCCGGCGGGACGGTGCGGGTGGTGGGGCTGCGGTGGCGGCGGCActagcggcggcgacggctgcggctACTACTGCTGCGGGGCGCTGGGTGGCGGGGTGGGGTGGTGGCCGCGGGGTATTTAAGAGGGGGGGctgcttggggaaggggcaaggcgACGGGGGTAAAGGAGTCCGACTCGGACTCCTGTCCGGTGGCGGCGctgcgcggggaaggcggcggcggcgcgggccggcctggcctggctgggccttcggcccagtcgggcgcggagattattatttttttttaaaaaaaaaatccgccgaactaagaaaaacccttaaataaataaataaaaatctaaaaatgccaaaacaaattttcaccatctaaataaaatacttagaacaagatgaacattttcatggccctaaaatgcagttttgaatatgtgcaatttttcctaaattcaaataaaataacaaaaactccaaaataaaacttatttgatttttttattaaatccttaatatttctttatttagggaaagtcattttattccctctctcatatttttataattgaaataattgaagattaaataaataaaatcaaatgatcctattttcaaaatttgagaaaactcaaatatgaaaataacgaaatccccaactctctccgagggtccttgagttgcttagaatttctaggatcaaaccaaaagcaacaaaatatgatatgcaatgatgatctagtgtataacatttcaaattaaaaatttgggatgttacaaaaaaaATTACATGCACAAAAATATTGaaataaatttcatttaaattgaaAGAATTCGATGTCACAATTTTTGTAACATTCCCAATTATGAAGTTGACCAATAAATAAATCAAaatgattaattaattaaatttcattaACCGTAACTAACAAGTTAAGCGTCACGTATATAGTACTGCTCAATCCAGTCATTAGATTGGAGCATAAATCTCATTAGGTTTTTATATAAACTGGAAGGGAAGTTGAATAAGACCAACATTATGAACTATCGTTCACTGAAGTACTTCACTTTCAAGTGGACGGACTTGATTTGATCCTCTGAGGGGTCAAAGGGAAAAGGCTATTTGACTAAACAAAGGAAGCCTTTTTGGCCGATTTAAGTGACTGTACGGACGATCCATCACGCGCCTACCCAAAGTCCCTGTTTTTCATGCATTTGACTATGAAATTGTGATCCAAACATGGAGATCCAATCTTCGCGCATGGGTCATGTGCACCCAAACATGGAGATCCAATCTTGGTATTAAGGGGAATTCCTCCTAACGTCGGAAACTTTATGTTGACCCTAGCTTTGCACCAAGGGACTTTTCCTAAAATCAGGAATATTTCCTTGCTTAAAAAAACACAGGAAACAATGGGTTTTCCCGAGCGACCGATCCTATATGTGGTCGAACAGCTTGATTTCCCAAAATTAAGGAAGCCTAAAAAAAGCAAAACTGAAAGAGAGACTTGTTTTACGAGCAAGAATGAGGGAGGCCTCTTCCAGACCCTACCTATCGAAGCCTTGTTTTCACAAGGCAAATATGAGGTACCATAACACCTCTTTTACTAAAGGAATCCGCCTTAAAAGGTGTTCCAGAAAAAATGAAGTAGCACTCTATTGCAAGTTCCTTGCACTTAAACCGCCAAAAAGGAAAGGAACTTTTCCTATTGTTTTCCGTTAACACGGAGTAGTGAGGTAAGGAACTGGAAACCGGCTAACTGTACTTTTCCTTTTCTACTGAAAAGAAAAGGCAAGGGAAGGACAAAAGGTTTCCCCCAAACCCCTTCCCAAAGGCGTAGAAGGGAAAAGACTAGGCATGTTCGTTTGATAAAGTCTAGCTTTGCCAACTATTTCAAAGGAAAGGAATAGAACATAACAGAAAGCTACCGATGCAGCTCGGTCTCCTCGATCGTTCCCTCAAGTGACCGGCCACTCCTTGTTAACCTTGTTAATGGAAATTCAACTAAACAATTGCACTAATGGAAATTCTCTCTCCGTTATAAACTATTCCGCTCCCTAACCTACCTTTCGGTCGATCTGTACTCTTCACTACGatttcaagtactccctccatcaagCTTGTCACGCCTCTCAGATTCACTCCCCTAGGCTAGGAACAGTCCTTCGGCATCGGGTCGATATGGCCTAAAGGCCATGTCTCCCCTATCCGGGGTTTACGGCTACTGACTCTATCGAAGTAGTCTAGAACCCCGGACTGCGTGTTTTTGCTCTTACCCATGAAGGGATAAGAGCTCAGAACCCTTGCTTTCTTGACTAGCTCTGAGTCGGGGGTACTTGCTCCCTTCGATCTGAGTACAGATCTTCCCTCCACCAACTAATATACTTTGATCACTACGTTCGGCGTTGCTGTCGAGTCAGGTCCCCAATCAAGGGGCCCTATCTCTCCAGTCAACCAGGAAGATGATGACAAATCAACCAATTGGATTTCATTGTCATTCCATTTCCCTAGTCATGACATGCAACGTTGTAATTGCGTATCATGATCAGAGATGTAGGGTTGTGGTTGGTTCATCAAAAAGATGAGCCACGTCCAGGACAATCGTGTTGGTTGTTGTCCTTGAAGGGACCGATAGGTGTACCAGAAATCAAACAGGTTAGATGTGAGCAAAATAATGGGAAACATCTGTAGCCAAGGGAGCTTTGCCCTTGATGTATTGACTAGTCCAATGCCGACCAAATCAACTTATCAGTTAGGAACACTCCCATTCCATTTGCATATCACTTTAAGGctttctttggttcataggaaaggATTATCACAGGAATAGGAAACTTGTAGGAAACGAGATGACatatatctcaaatcctatgagtatgattaggaaaagagatgtcatttggttcacattatAGGAATATTTCCATTGAGTTTAGGctcatgtttattttcctttgaaatatgaaggataggaaccaatcctacgtaggaataggaatccattcctatgaaccaaagggctttaaagaagaaaaaaaaatcctAAAAGAGTCCTATCCTATAATTTTCCtttgaaattcctccaaaccaaaggaagCCTAAGTATTTGTGAATGCTTTCTACACCTGTTTCGGGCAGCAGGAGGTTAGCAGATAAGGCCCCTATTCATTGTGAGAGGAATCACACACACACAAGGGAGGATAATTTAAACACATAAAGTTACTAATATGTTTTTATCTGTATTTTAAGATTCCTGATCATAATATCTCGTACTAAACAGACTTAATATGTCCGACAACAGAGATATTCGAAGGaaacaagcaaatacaaaaacacaTAGCTAGCAACATAAACATGAGTGCTAAATTCAAAAAGTATTAGAGAGATTAAAGGGTATAGAACAGGAAACATGTATCAAGACCAAATATACAAGAAGAACTAACCTTTTCGGTAAAATCCTTGGATATAACTCTGCTCCTCTTGTTGATATGGTCCAATCCTTGGAACTAACCGTTTCTTCTATAGAAATGTTGGTTGAAGGGCGACAACGGTTTAGAAGGCACACGAAGAGGTACCCGATCCTACATCTACAAGTATACCGTCTTGATTTACAAATGCAGTACGCACATAAACAACACAAAATTATATTCACAAATCAGTTTACGAATATTACCCtgcaaaaagaaaaatcagttCGCGAATATTGACACAGATCCACGACCTACGATCCACGAACTTCACCGCTGCTTGCCGCCAGAAATCGTGTTCCAGAGACGAGACGACTAGTAGATGAGTAGAGCACGACCCATGGGTACGCGAAAGGCTGGAACAACGTCAACCACGCAACGCTCCGCCCACGTGGCCCGCGAGCAGTGAGACACCAATTCTACAATCTACACCCAGACAAGGGCACCGGTGCCCCTCCTGACCGGGCAACCACGGGTACACGGCTCCTACATCCAGAGGGGCAAAACCGTCCAGTAAAAAACATTCCGCCCCACCccgtcttcttcttccccaatcTCCAACGCCCTCCTCCTCAGATCAGATCGTGAAAAAGCCCAAACCAAATCCCAAAGCGACAACAGAAAAGCTCGAGCTCGAGCTCTTGCTTGGGTGGACGAGCGAGCAGACCCCGATCCCAGCAGTAGCACCAGGAGGAGGAAGATGTCGTCGGTGTTCAGCGGCGATGAGACCGCCCCCTTCTTCGGCTTTCTCGGCGCCGCCGCGGCACTCGTCTTCTCATGTACGCCCTCTCCCATCTCTCTCAAACTTGCCAGCCTTTGTGTAGCTTACATATGTTTGCGGGAATAAGATTGGAGCTCTGATCCGCCCGGATCGGCGGAGCGTTGTCCCTTCTAGCGCGCTGGTCCTTCGATTCCGTAGATTCGATTCGTTTAGCACGCGAGACGAAGCGCGCGCTTTGGTCCTGGGTTAGTCCCTGCGATCGTTGACGAGACCTCTCCGTGTCCCATCCTTGCAGGTATGGGGGCGGCCTACGGGACGGCCAAGAGCGGCGTCGGCGTGGCGTCCATGGGAGTCATGCGCCCGGAGCTCGTCATGAAGTCCATCGTGCCCGTTGTCATGGCTGGAGTGCTCGGTATCTACGGGCttatcatcgccgtcatcatcagtaCCGGGATCAACCCCAAGGCCAAGCCCTACTACCTCTTCGACGGCTACGCCCACCTCTCGTC
Above is a window of Triticum dicoccoides isolate Atlit2015 ecotype Zavitan chromosome 5B, WEW_v2.0, whole genome shotgun sequence DNA encoding:
- the LOC119308114 gene encoding V-type proton ATPase 16 kDa proteolipid subunit-like; translated protein: MSSVFSGDETAPFFGFLGAAAALVFSCMGAAYGTAKSGVGVASMGVMRPELVMKSIVPVVMAGVLGIYGLIIAVIISTGINPKAKPYYLFDGYAHLSSGLACGLAGLAAGMAIGIVGDAGVRANAQQPKLFVGMILILIFAEALALYGLIVGIILSSRAGQSRAD